The genomic window TGACATCAGTTccattaatcataatttacgTACTCAACATCTTTATCGTGtagttttcagtttttattcaaCATTGCATAGTACTTACTCTTGATTAACGAAAGAGGTTGACGGTGATGGTAGACAAGCTGTATTGATTGCAGGATTAGTTCCTAATTGTACATCCGGTGTTATTTCAACTATTGCTAGATCATTATGTAAATCAAATGGATTGTAATTTGGATGTGCTACTACGTCCACAATTTGATATTCTTCAGGTTTTATAGGTTCAACTGTCCCAATGGCGTCCCAATCTCCAAGTCGAACTTTCAATTCAGAATCAGCACTGGAACAATGCataagaaacaataaaaaaacactgTTTATAATCGGCGGTTTACCAAAGTATTTAATACCACCATCGTGTTCAGAGTGATTTTTACTATAAGAATCGTCAATCAGCCATGTTGTTCAAGAATTAGTCGAAAAAGAATTTTCACTACCTACTTAATCCCAAGAAATTGGAAAGTAGGATTGGTTTGTGATAGTATGCCgacattatattcattttattactatACTTTCTGACCTGCCTATACTTATAAACGTATAAACAAAGTCATTGAACCtgttcaaaataacaaaaagcgCTGACTTTTCGACAGCGTGCCAATTTTGCATACACAAACCATATTGTCCACCACAATTGAtatcaatcttttttttaataaaaaatcaaattggcTGATATAATGAAATTCAAGATGGCGACTACTGCTTTTGTGCTTCGTAGGAGAAAATTATAGGAAGTCTTTCGAAGCATTCCCTACAtttgattaaaactttttactaattttaaatacaatttttctcaGCGAAACTTAGTAACTTTTCTTGGACGATATTACAGTGTTATAAGTGATTCATAATTTGGTTTGATTAACTTACTTTTCGGATAAAATATACTCATTCACCCTATGAGCAACAGTCAAAACATGACGATTACTGATTAAAACACCAGTAGAAACAAAATCGTTGTCCATAGTTAATATTGCTGCAACCCAAGGGTAATCACCATATCGAGCTTGTCCAGGCTCAACCATAATGTTAGATGGAATAGTTGCGCGTATACCACATCCTGTTATATTCACTAATTGCATCTCTGTACCTGCTGGAGTAATTACATTTGCTGCTCTGTTTCCTGGACAACAATATATTGATCCGTTGGGACAATTCTAAAAGAAATGTATTcgtttattgattaaaaattcagTCTAATAATATGGTCCTAAATCAGGAGCCCGATGTATAGCATTCTTTCGCACATACAAGTatgtaaaaaatagaatattatcgTTGCCCGTAGTTATTTTGGTATTTTGGAAAGAAGACTGGGGGAATATGTCACGGAAAAGAAATTTATGCAAAAAGTTTGGTACCAAAGTGCATATACTACTAAAACTCAACGATCGTAAGTTTTTTGTGACTGTAATTATATTTCATCTGCAAATCATTCCATTAAAATGacttttattttggaaatatcCATTGCTAAGTGTGTCTTAATGTTTCCCAGAACATTACCTCCCAGAAAGTTTCGCAGAAAGTCACCGTCGTTTTAATACAAGAAGAGATAGAATACGACGAAGACAAGAATACATTGTTCCTTTTGGACATTACATTACTGTTGCAGTTTTGTTATtgagagttaaaaaaatattttgttcataacaatttatttaattcaaagaaaTACGTGATTCACTAATTGCACTCGTTTGAATGTTGCATTAGAAAGAacaaaattgatccaaatagatagaatttccaacaaaaaattccttagttttttctttaagaatatgaaattaaaatgtttttaattcatagtagagaattattatattttaaaatatcttcctGAATTTTGGAAACTACATTTacgaaataattaacaaaaatttaatctgtTTTATAGAATTCCCTGTTTGCATGTTACTGTATTCAATTTAACTTACAGGCGTCACAATCCTCAGGTCAATAACACCACTTCCATCAGTTATAGATGCACATGATGTTACATTGTAGCAACCACAGCCAGCTGTGTTGTTCTGATTTGTTGGTGGAGCAGTTGTAACATTAGTTGGAGGTGCGGTTGTTGGAGGAGCAGTTGTTACATTAGTTGGAGGAGCTGTTGTTACATTACGTGGAGGTGCTGTTGTTGGAGGAGCAGTTGTTACATTAGTTGGTGGAGCTGTTGTTGGAGTAGTTGTATTTTGAGGACAACAATACAACATTCCATATGGGCATGGAGTCTAcatgaaacaaaaaacaatatccACTTACAAGAAGAGTTTAAAACGTAACATTGTAAATCTGTtgacatttttaaaacttttgtcatttatttgttttttattgttcgGGAAAATGGGTAATGAAAACGGACCTCCTTTTCTCTGCAATCAAAATCAGATCTCTGTATATATGCTTGTTAGAAGAGATCGCATTGACAgttgattgataaaaaaattaacgaaactaTAATAgcaaattaagaaataattagtCAAGTAAAATTACATACCGTTCGTGTAGCAGGAACTGCTCGATTTCCTGATGCGTCTCTTACATTAGAACATGTCGATACGGCATAACATGCACATCCTGCGAGAGTTAAGGCACgagctgttgttgttgttggggGAGGTATTGTGGTAGCTGTAGACCCAGACACTAAGAAAAGCTAATTACATTAAAgttgcaaaatatattttattttattctctgTTGAAATTTAGGTACTTTGGACATCCGAGGTACAAACCTGAAGCTacttaaagtaatttaaaatggattttgataaaagaaatttttctttttcataatttgttcAGTGGtttctgaaatttatttatcacgTCATAGAGTCCGAAAAACGGATttctttttagataaaatttttcgcaAACCTGCTGCAATGCTGTTGCAAGTAGGAGGTCCGATTCTAATTCAAGTaattaaaatcgagaaaatttaacATGCTGATTTGTGAATCAGTTTGCTCTTCTTATCCGTTCGTTTTGAGACGCTCTATATTCTCCTTTCATTAAAGTAGAAAACATGAAGCGAGTAAATCAAAACTTAATTAcctaatcaaaattaatacctactaatttgtaaataataaacaacatacCTGTTTGAGATAATAtgttgattttttgtaaaatactgtTTAGTATATCATCTTTTCCACTTAAAAACTTTGGAACTAATACCTCCACTTCATTCCTAACAATTAAATCATTACGATACTGTCgtgattgtaaaaataaattcacaaaaataatgaCACAAATgggcaaaaattttaaattcattattaaatcaTCTAAGCCAACAATCCTATTACCATTTATATCAGAATAAAAATTCGTCCatgtatttatagaaaaacgaatttatatttaagaaatagttacaaaaataatgcatttattgatttttgaatattatcaaaattgtttttatttaaattcaaattaaatggtttattattattaaaactttattgcgtagatgattaaattttaaatgaatatatttaatatttatcatgGATATTTATCGAATCTTATGGTTtactaaatctaaaatgatataattttgaataggCAAAGTGTTAAATCCTtcatttaggaaaaaaaaacataaacat from Chrysoperla carnea chromosome 2, inChrCarn1.1, whole genome shotgun sequence includes these protein-coding regions:
- the LOC123293518 gene encoding phenoloxidase-activating factor 2-like, which produces MNLKFLPICVIIFVNLFLQSRQYRNDLIVRNEVEVLVPKFLSGKDDILNSILQKINILSQTVSGSTATTIPPPTTTTARALTLAGCACYAVSTCSNVRDASGNRAVPATRTTPCPYGMLYCCPQNTTTPTTAPPTNVTTAPPTTAPPRNVTTAPPTNVTTAPPTTAPPTNVTTAPPTNQNNTAGCGCYNVTSCASITDGSGVIDLRIVTPNCPNGSIYCCPGNRAANVITPAGTEMQLVNITGCGIRATIPSNIMVEPGQARYGDYPWVAAILTMDNDFVSTGVLISNRHVLTVAHRVNEYILSENADSELKVRLGDWDAIGTVEPIKPEEYQIVDVVAHPNYNPFDLHNDLAIVEITPDVQLGTNPAINTACLPSPSTSFVNQECWVAGWGFDSLMAGNFQPILREVQVPVVDPAMCENLLRRTELGNNFQLYMSFLCAGGRPMMDACLGDGGAPLVCESTNHQWTVVGLVSWGIRCGEPDIPGVYTNVSALLPWINSQIR